One genomic segment of Musa acuminata AAA Group cultivar baxijiao chromosome BXJ3-3, Cavendish_Baxijiao_AAA, whole genome shotgun sequence includes these proteins:
- the LOC135632470 gene encoding U-box domain-containing protein 4-like: MEKENPSSNRYMGRNDSDTSGAFSDCNSDRSGEFTSSGSPTTSSSSFGGGGGGGGGLHRLLVSYAVDYSHEVVRRLISDLESPSATVESQRRAAMELRLLAKHNPENRLRVAAAGAVGPLVALVSHPDPQLQEHGVTAVLNLSLCDENKTLIAAAGAIRPLVRALSTGTPVARENAACALLRLAQLDDLRTAIGRSGAIPPLVALLESGGPRAKKDAATALFALLASRENKTLAVEAGIVRSLLDLMADPDSGMVDKAAYVLNAVVEVAEGRAAAVEEDGIPVLVEMVEAGTSRQKDIAVRSLLQICKESAIYRKMAAHEGAIPPLVALSQSATKKSKEKAEALIELLRQPTRTAGDSRR, encoded by the exons ATGGAGAAGGAGAACCCGTCGAGCAATCGATACATGGGACGAAACGACAGCGACACCTCTGGCGCCTTCAGCGACTGCAACAGTGACCGCTCCGGCGAGTTCACCTCCTCCGGATCGCCCACCACGTCGTCTTCCTccttcggcggcggcggcggcggcggcgggggactCCACCGGCTCCTTGTCTCCTACGCCGTTGATTACTCCCACGAGGTGGTGCGCCGGCTCATCTCCGATCTCGAGTCTCCCTCCGCCACCGTCGAGTCCCAGCGCCGAGCAGCCATGGAGCTCCGCCTCCTAGCGAAGCACAACCCGGAGAACCGGCTGCGTGTCGCCGCCGCCGGAGCGGTCGGCCCCCTCGTCGCGCTGGTCTCCCATCCGGATCCCCAGCTCCAGGAGCACGGCGTCACCGCCGTGCTGAACCTCTCCCTCTGCGACGAGAACAAGACCCTGATCGCCGCCGCCGGCGCCATCCGCCCCCTCGTCCGCGCCCTCAGCACCGGCACCCCCGTCGCTCGCGAGAACGCCGCCTGCGCCCTACTCCGGCTCGCCCAGCTCGACGACCTCCGCACCGCCATCGGCCGCTCCGGCGCCATCCCTCCCTTGGTGGCCCTCCTCGAGTCCGGCGGGCCCCGCGCGAAGAAGGACGCCGCCACCGCCCTCTTCGCCCTCCTCGCCTCACGCGAGAACAAGACCCTGGCCGTCGAGGCCGGGATCGTGCGGTCGCTTCTGGACCTAATGGCCGACCCGGATTCCGGCATGGTGGACAAGGCCGCATACGTGCTGAACGCGGTGGTGGAGGTGGCGGAGGGCCGGGCagcggcggtggaggaggacgGCATCCCGGTGCTAGTGGAGATGGTGGAGGCGGGCACGTCGCGGCAGAAGGATATTGCCGTCCGATCCCTCCTCCAGATCTGCAAGGAGAGCGCCATCTACCGCAAGATGGCCGCCCACGAGGGCGCTATTCCCCCGCTCGTCGCGCTCTCCCAGTCCGCCACCAAGAAGTCCAAGGAGAAG GCGGAGGCGTTGATCGAACTGCTACGGCAACCGACGCGGACGGCAGGCGACTCACGCCGCTAA
- the LOC103979639 gene encoding mitogen-activated protein kinase kinase kinase 18 gives MAIDAWCRGRIVGRGASATVSVAASLSSGEIFAVKSAELSSSEDLQREQRILSSLDSPYVVSYFGFEVGLCYDLFMEYAPGGSMSDEIKKRGGRLDELNIRSYTCDLLRGLAYLHSNGVVHCDLKSQNVLICSGGRAKIADFGCARRADEEDKDGGGRVQPRGTPMFMAPEVARGEEQSASADVWALGCTVIEMATGQPPWPHASDPVSALHRIAFSAAVPEFPCWLSEDGNDFLSRCLRRDPRERWSAEQLLRHPFVASWTSNPLDYRWVSPKSTLDQGFWSALSEEEEEEDEESLEQPAEDASERMESLLGITPNWTWGEDWVTVRSDGRDRSVDEVTRGSEAFTDVSVTSNSEEFVFSTNHTEGSSDRAIIKANCNVNDTSHVEIAEGIKDQLALICECVRMCI, from the coding sequence ATGGCGATTGATGCGTGGTGCCGTGGCCGGATCGTAGGCCGGGGAGCCTCCGCCACCGTCTCCGTCGCCGCTTCGCTTTCGTCCGGCGAGATCTTCGCGGTCAAGTCCGCGGAGCTTTCCTCCTCCGAGGACCTGCAGAGGGAGCAGAGGATCCTGTCTTCGCTCGATTCGCCCTATGTCGTCTCTTATTTTGGCTTCGAGGTTGGCCTCTGCTACGATCTCTTCATGGAGTACGCTCCTGGGGGCTCCATGTCTGACGAGATCAAGAAGCGGGGCGGTCGGCTGGACGAGCTCAACATCCGGTCCTACACGTGTGACCTCCTCCGGGGGCTGGCATACCTCCACTCGAACGGCGTCGTTCACTGTGATCTGAAGAGCCAAAACGTCTTGATTTGCTCCGGCGGGCGGGCGAAGATCGCGGACTTCGGGTGCGCGCGGCGGGCGGACGAGGAGGACAAGGATGGCGGAGGACGCGTCCAACCGAGGGGCACGCCCATGTTCATGGCGCCGGAGGTCGCGCGGGGGGAGGAGCAGAGTGCCTCGGCGGACGTCTGGGCCCTGGGATGCACCGTCATCGAGATGGCCACAGGGCAGCCGCCGTGGCCGCACGCCTCGGACCCCGTCTCCGCCCTCCACCGAATCGCGTTCTCGGCGGCCGTGCCAGAGTTCCCCTGCTGGCTCTCGGAAGACGGAAATGACTTCTTGAGCAGGTGCCTGAGGAGGGATCCCAGGGAGCGGTGGTCGGCAGAGCAACTCCTCCGGCACCCATTCGTTGCGTCTTGGACCTCGAATCCCCTAGATTACCGCTGGGTTTCTCCCAAGAGCACGCTCGATCAGGGCTTCTGGTCGGCGctctcggaggaggaggaggaagaagacgaggagTCGCTCGAACAACCAGCGGAGGACGCGTCCGAGAGAATGGAGAGCTTGCTTGGCATTACGCCCAACTGGACGTGGGGCGAAGACTGGGTGACGGTGCGAAGCGACGGCAGGGATCGCAGCGTCGACGAGGTCACCCGCGGCAGCGAGGCTTTCACGGACGTGAGCGTCACGAGCAACAGCGAGGAATTCGTGTTCAGCACGAATCACACAGAGGGATCAAGTGATCGCGCTATTATTAAAGCGAATTGTAATGTTAATGATACAAGCCATGTTGAAATAGCAGAGGGAATAAAAGACCAGCTTGCTTTGATATGTGAATGTGTTCGAATGTGCATCTGA
- the LOC135633116 gene encoding uncharacterized protein LOC135633116 produces the protein MTKSHQFPAFGCWDHCDELPITQYFESAVQAGLIGRHYFGEDGDLFKVSTQVRPAYHHHHHRKVKKGGHGGGEKHLGKEQQMNQERASDLTLQTAPRRPRRAPKAVDEDLYKIPPELLHQKPKRKRLLKTLWSGCMGLNSVA, from the exons ATGACGAAGAGTCACCAATTTCCAGCGTTTGGGTGTTGGGATCACTGCGACGAGCTCCCCATCACCCAGTACTTCGAGTCAGCAGTGCAGGCTGGGTTGATCGGACGGCATTACTTTGGCGAGGATGGCGATCTCTTTAAAGTGTCAACACAAGTGAGACCAGCttaccatcaccaccaccacagaAAG GTCAAGAAGGGCGGTCATGGAGGAGGAGAGAAGCACCTCGGGAAAGAACAGCAGATGAATCAAGAAAGAGCCAGTGATTTGACACTCCAAACGGCCCCAAGAAGGCCTAGAAGAGCTCCCAAGGCTGTAGATGAGGACCTGTACAAGATCCCACCTGAACTACTCCACCAAAAGCCCAAAAGG AAGAGATTGTTGAAGACTCTGTGGTCAGGATGTATGGGACTCAACAGCGTTGCCTGA
- the LOC103979418 gene encoding UDP-D-apiose/UDP-D-xylose synthase 2-like yields MAAAARLDLDGNPIKPMTICLIGAGGFIGSHLCEKLMAETPHTVLAVDVYNDKIKHLLDPPPPPPPADGGQQARNPWDGRIEFHRLNIKHDSRLEGLIKMSDVTINLAAICTPADYNTRPLDTIYSNFIDALPVVRYCSENNKRLIHFSTCEVYGKTLGSYLPKDHPLRKESEFYVLKEDASPCIFGSVEKQRWSYACAKQLIERLIYAEGAENGLEFTIVRPFNWIGPRMDFIPGIDGPSEGVPRVLACFSNNLLRREPLKLVDGGQSQRTFVYIKDAIEAVLLMIENPARANGHIFNVGNPNNEVTIKQLAEIMVQVYSKVSGEPPLEAATIDVSSKQFYGEGYDDSDKRIPDMTIINKQLGWNPKTSLWDLLDSTLAYQHRTYAEAVRMAMVKPVASS; encoded by the exons ATGGCAGCGGCTGCGAGGCTGGATCTCGACGGCAACCCGATCAAGCCGATGACGATCTGCTTGATCGGGGCCGGGGGGTTCATCGGATCCCACCTCTGCGAGAAGCTGATGGCCGAGACGCCGCACACGGTGCTGGCCGTGGACGTCTACAACGACAAGATTAAGCACCTCCTCgaccccccgccgccgccgccgcccgcgGACGGCGGGCAGCAGGCCCGCAACCCCTGGGACGGCCGCATCGAGTTCCACCGCCTCAACATCAAGCACGACTCCAGGCTCGAGGGTCTCATCAAGATGTCCGATGTG ACGATCAATCTGGCGGCAATCTGCACCCCGGCGGATTACAACACCCGTCCATTAGACACCATCTACAGCAATTTCATTGACGCTCTCCCAGTT GTCAGGTATTGTTCGGAGAACAACAAGCGCCTCATTCATTTCTCCACCTGTGAAGTGTATGGGAAAACACTAGGGAGCTACCTGCCAAAGGATCATCCTCTGAGAAAG GAATCAGAATTCTATGTGCTAAAAGAAGATGCTTCACCATGCATTTTTGGTTCGGTCGAGAAGCAGAGATGGTCTTATGCGTGTGCCAAGCAACTTATCGAGAGACTGATTTATG CTGAGGGTGCGGAAAATGGCCTTGAGTTCACCATCGTGAGACCTTTCAATTGGATTGGACCAAGGATGGACTTCATTCCTGGAATTGATGGTCCTAGCGAGGGTGTTCCTAGGGTTTTGGCATGCTTCAGCAAT AATCTCCTGCGCCGTGAGCCTCTAAAACTTGTCGACGGTGGCCAATCCCAAAGGACATTTGTCTACATCAAGGATGCCATAGAAGCAGTTCTCCTGATGATT GAAAATCCTGCTCGAGCTAATGGCCACATATTTAATGTGGGAAATCCTAACAATGAAGTCACCATAAAGCAACTTGCTGAAATCATGGTACAG GTATATTCAAAAGTATCAGGGGAGCCTCCTTTGGAGGCGGCTACGATCGATGTGAGTTCTAAGCAGTTCTACGGTGAAGGATACGACGACAGCGATAAACGAATTCCCGACATGACCATAATCAATAAACAACTTG GCTGGAATCCCAAGACATCCCTGTGGGACTTGCTCGACTCGACGCTGGCCTATCAGCACAGAACATATGCGGAAGCTGTCAGAATGGCAATGGTGAAACCCGTAGCGTCCAGCTAG